One genomic region from Ardenticatena maritima encodes:
- a CDS encoding amino acid ABC transporter substrate-binding protein encodes MNRRVFLLITLLAALALALAACGGGGESSTPTETSAETGGAAETAAPTPIPEEKEEAQQTGGSLLDTVKARGKLICGVNQALPGFGYLDQSGNFAGFDVDFCKAVAAAIFDDPNAVEYRPLTAQERFTALQTGEVDVLIRNTTWTLSRDTSVGLDFGVVTFYDGQGIMVRKADNITSMEDLNGAAICVQTGTTTELNLADQMRARGLDYEPVVFEDADSTFNAYEEGRCDAVTTDKSGLVSRRTVLQNPDDHVILDVTLSKEPLGPAVLQGDPIWHDVIMWVVFATIQGEEFGITSQNIDDFMNSEDPNVRRFLGLEGDLGTGLGLTNDFAYRVVKHVGNYAEIYDRNLGPDTPFNLPRGLNALWTDGGLLYSPPFR; translated from the coding sequence ATGAACCGACGAGTGTTCCTGCTCATCACATTGCTCGCAGCATTGGCGCTTGCCTTGGCTGCCTGTGGTGGCGGTGGCGAAAGCAGCACGCCCACCGAAACAAGCGCCGAAACCGGCGGCGCGGCTGAAACAGCAGCCCCCACCCCCATCCCCGAAGAGAAAGAAGAAGCCCAGCAAACAGGTGGAAGCCTGCTCGACACGGTCAAAGCCCGCGGCAAACTCATCTGTGGCGTCAACCAGGCGTTGCCCGGCTTCGGCTATCTTGATCAAAGCGGTAACTTCGCCGGCTTTGACGTGGACTTCTGCAAGGCGGTTGCCGCCGCCATCTTCGATGACCCGAACGCGGTTGAATACCGCCCGCTGACGGCGCAAGAACGCTTCACGGCTCTGCAAACGGGTGAAGTGGACGTGCTCATTCGCAACACCACCTGGACGCTGAGCCGCGACACTAGCGTCGGGCTGGACTTCGGTGTGGTGACGTTCTACGACGGTCAGGGCATCATGGTCCGCAAGGCGGACAACATCACCAGCATGGAAGACCTCAACGGCGCGGCCATCTGTGTGCAGACGGGGACGACCACCGAGTTGAACCTCGCCGACCAAATGCGCGCCCGCGGTCTCGACTACGAGCCGGTGGTCTTTGAAGACGCCGACAGCACCTTCAACGCCTACGAAGAAGGGCGCTGCGACGCTGTGACGACCGACAAGTCGGGGCTGGTCTCGCGCCGCACGGTCTTGCAGAACCCGGATGATCACGTCATTCTGGACGTGACGCTCTCGAAAGAGCCTTTGGGTCCCGCCGTGTTGCAGGGCGACCCCATCTGGCACGACGTGATTATGTGGGTGGTCTTCGCCACCATTCAGGGCGAGGAATTTGGCATCACCTCGCAGAACATTGACGACTTCATGAACAGCGAAGACCCGAACGTGCGCCGCTTCCTTGGGCTGGAAGGCGACTTGGGTACGGGCTTGGGCTTGACCAATGACTTCGCCTATCGTGTGGTGAAGCACGTTGGCAACTACGCTGAAATCTACGACCGCAACCTTGGTCCCGATACACCGTTCAACCTGCCACGCGG